Part of the Brassica oleracea var. oleracea cultivar TO1000 chromosome C8, BOL, whole genome shotgun sequence genome is shown below.
ACTATCCCCGTAGTAGCTGTTATATCCATTCTGGAGACTTGATTTGGGTCAGATCTGTTTTAAATCTTTAATCATGTTCATCGGTTTAGTTCTATAAACTAACTATAAATCAATCAGTGAGGCAAGCTTTAAACTTTTGAAATGGTGCTTTTTTACATGCAGTGTACTCAATGTCTAGCTGAAAATTGTCATTAATCTAATCACTTGGATTGGTTTCGCAGAGAACAATATAACAAAGCATCCAACTACGCAGTAAGGTACACATCTTCATAGAGATATACAATCTGATGAATTTCCCATGGGCGTAGGCCGGATATCGAACAAAGTATGTTTCTGCCATTTCTATTATTTTTATGAACTTTGAAAAAGGCGATGATATCATTGATAAGTCTATGTTACCAGATTTATGTAATTGACTTGGGACTTGCCAAACGATATCGTGATGCCAACACCAACCGCCACATCCCTTGTAAGTATTTGTTACTACCTTGTGATCCATGTGTAGTTGCTAAACTATCTATCTGTTTTAGTGTTAAGGTCATATTATATACCTTATTGCCTTTATTATATACAGAGATAACAAAAACTTTACAGGCTCGATATACAAGTTGCAATACACATATTGGATATGGTAAGATATTTTCACCGTATAGAAACAGTATACTGGATCATCTACGAATCTACCCTCATGTACTTTTTGTTTCTATTTGACAAGACAAAGCATTTCGATGATTTTGGCCCATAAACGTTCAGTAAATGACTTGATTTACTCTGGTAAATTTATTACGTGCTTATGTTACACTTCTAACTAACAAACAGTGATGAGATTCCAGATCCTATTCACTACAAAGATCACATAAAGAGAAAAGAATCGGGTAAGCAAAGAAACAAAAGAAAAACAAAGAACATGCTCACGTGTATGTATTAAAGAGGCAAAAGGAAAAAACAATTTTTTTTTATTGTTAACCAATGTAACTAAATTTGCTCCGAAAATCCATTTGCTCAAGAAATACCGACTAACAACTCATCCTTATATCATTTTCAGATCAATTGAATGATAGAAATATTCCCAATTAAGGAAAATATACCAGAAATACATTCTAAAGAAATTTAGCGTTCAAACTTATAGTGACCTGGTACGTTTAGCCGCTAACAACATTGTGGGCTACATCTTTGGTTTAGTTTATTTAAATTTAAAATACCAATTTTCTCCTAGACCTACAAGTATATGTTATAGGTCAAATATACATAATGCAGTATATATCTCCAAAATCCATAGCAAAACGGAGGTTGTTATATATTTAGTTTTGAATAGGTACACACTAAAAACAATAAATAAACGTATATAGTGAATTAGATAAATATTTAATTAACAAATTAGATATAAATTCTCCACAATTTAGTTTTATTACTGACTTTTGGACAAAAAATCCTTTCATTTTTTTGGAATAGTATAGAAAATACAAAGTCAAGTGATTCATGATAAAAAAAAAATCTAAGATACTTATGAAAAAAATTATGAAACAGACTCCTAAATAAGATAATCGAATTAATAATCACTGGTAATATGAACCAAAATAAATGTGAAAATAAATTATCGAACCTGTTTTTTTCCAAAAAAAAAATATATAGAATCTGTTATGTTATACAATTTTTACTTAATTAATAATATTTTTTTTTTAAAAGCTTATAAACACTTCATGTCTTGCATTAAACAAATGTTGATGACAACTTTTGAGGACATTTTTAGAAAAAATTTTGTATTGTTCTACAATGGGCAGCAGTCATCAAAACATTATTTTAAGTGGCATCAACTTATATAGATTCTAAATACCATAAATAATTTCCAATACCATAATTTAGAACTCGATTAAATCAAAAGTGCAAGCATTACAAGCAAAAAAAAATATAAATATGTGAATATCTACTATGTTAGAATAATGATGTTGCATGTTTTCAGATTTTGCTCCATTAATAATTTATGTACATGACAACCCAATATATAAGGGCAAACATATTTGGATCATAACCTTTTTTTTTGGATCATAACTTAGGTTTAACTATTCTTTATCCATTCCACATTTGCTTATCCTTTCATATGTATTTTTAGATTGTAAAAATGATAAATTTTCAGTTTTACTCATTTCTAATTCAATATATGGTTTACATTTTAATAACAAATGATGTAATTTATGTGCATTATATATATATATATATATATATATATTAAATACATTGATATTTTTGTCTAACCCTGGGCTAAAATCTCTAGTAAATAAATAAAAACTCATTTTCGAAGCTTTAAAAGAAATAGTTTGACTTGTTATATAAAATAGTATCTAAATATAATTTTAAAAGAAATACCTAAAACAAATTCAGTTAATTACATGAAAGAGGCCGAAAACCATAATTTATAGTCGGCCATAATTTTATAATTCCTTTTTGCGTAAACTGGGACAATACTATACAAATGTGGGAGTAGCTGTGTAACACACAAAGAGAGACATAAAGATCTAAAAATGTTTCTTGTTCAAGTGATCTTCCCTTCTCTCTAATGTACAAATAATTATAACAAAAAAAAACTATAAACCTCCCCTATTTGAATCCAAGAAAAGAATAACTATGAACATGTACATCTCAATCTCATTGTAGAAAATCTGTAAGAGAAGCTTGTATATCTTCTAATGTTCTTCCTTTGGTTTCGGGTAACATTGCATAAATAAAGACTATACCCGCAGCGCAGATACTAAAGAAGATCAAGAACGTTCCTGAAAAATAGTATACTTCAACTATTAGATAAAGGAAGTAATGAAGTTTTGATAAATTTTTTAGAGATTTAATTGACCATATAACATACCTGATGCGTTCCATTCTATCATGAAATTGAAGGCGAAAGCTATAATCCAACTAAAGGACCAGTTGGCTAAGGTAACAATAGTCCCAGCTGAAACTTTAACATTCATTGGGAAAATCTGCAAAACCAAAATGTTTTACCATTTTAGAGATGAAAAAGTTATATTCACTTTGACAAGGAGTTTATGTTGGTTTCTAACCTCAGACATGATGATCCACGGTAAGCCTCCCATGCCTACGGCAAATGCAGAGATGAAGCCCTGTTTCATATGAAAATAGCATGATGTAAGAATCAGATCAATTTTATACAAAGAGCGCTTGTTTAGTTTAGAAAAATATGCTATACATACCACTACACCGATGCATGTAAAAATAGGAGTAAGCTCATCCAGCATGCCATATGACTGTCCAAGAAGAACAAAATAGAAATGATAAATATAACATTTTAAATTCGAAGTTTGTAAATCTTGTTTTGGTAAAAAGAATTGTTAATTTTACCCGAAAGCTGAAGGAAAATGCGAGGAGCAAGCTGCAAAGGCACATTCCACTAGTAGAGGCCTGTAATTAAAATATCATTTATTTATTGTTAATAAGATGATAAATTGATTTGCTTCGTTTCACATTTGATTAGAAAAGATAGCAAAACTATACCAGTAGAAGAGGCCTTCGTCCCATTTTCTCAACCAAAATCAGACCCAATAAAGCTTTTGGTATCTACAAAAAATGAACACATGATGCATAAGACATTTTTGAACTGTAGTCCTTGGAAGGTTTTTTTGGAGAAACTATGTGCAAAGACATACCATGATCGCTGCAAGAATCATTGAGCCAATGTCGCTTGGAAATCCTGTCAAGAGAAATAAAGATCTGTTACTCACAAATGAAGACAAATACATTATCGTTACATGTGAAACATAATTTGTCTTACCTCCTTTATTAAATACGCTACCGACATAGAACATAACCCCTGAGCTTCCAGAGAGCTGTTGCAGAAGCATTAGCCCCACACCAATCTGAAAAAAAATGTGTCAAAAACTTTGAGTAAACGGCGAAAGAGGACAAAAACTGACATCTTTCAACACAAAAACGTTACAGAATAACTCACAACAAGAGATGGAGCATATCTCCTCTGGAACAAATCCATAATTTTAGATTTTGGTCCTTGATCAAACAACACCATGGTTTCCTAACGTTTCAAATAACAAAGATTTGATTGTTAGTCAAGTTTTGAGTTGAAACAACAAGAATTTTAAAACAGAGTTCAGAGTTGTAATACTTTGATAGCGTTGGCTTCTTCAGAGACATCAGCTTCATCTCCACGGAGAAGCTGCAATGAAGCTTTACATTCTTTTTCACGTCCCCATTTTCCCTATAATTTAAACCAAATTGAAAATTATCACTTTACATGTTTTATAAATTTTTTTTTTAAAAGGGTCATTAAGGTCTAATCATACCAGTAATCTAGGGGACTCTGGAATGAAGAACAAAGTCACAACTTGCAAAACACATGGAATCAGACCTGAAAAAAGAAACCGATAAAACTTAAAATCATTTTTCTCCCATCACTGAAATTGCTAGGAAAAGAAAAGAAATTAAGCTTACCGATTAAAGCCAAATTACGCCAATGAACAAAGTTTCCAATGACGTAGTATAATGACAGCCCACAACTTTGCATCAGCTGTAACAACATTTTGGCAATTTCCAATATCATTAGTATCAGAATATATTTTCTAGCTAAACTAATATAATTCTCTGATTGTTTTTAAATTACCTGATTAGAAAATACAAATGCTCCTCTGACATGTTTTGGTGTTATTTCTGCGATGTAAACTGGTATCTGGTTGCAACAGAGTTAAAACAAGTCTTTAGTTTAAACTAACAAAAATACAAAATGTTAATCAATAAATAGAGTAAAAAAATAATTACCACGTAGCTAAATAAACCAACTGCAAATCCAGTGGAAAACCTTCCAGCATCTAGCCAAACTGTGTCCGGCGCAAATGCTATTGCAAGCCAACCGGCTATGCAGAAAACTTGAGCAAACCACATTGTCTGTTTTGTAAGAACAAAGAGAAAATCAGTACAAGAAGTTTTTCACCACACTTTTATTCAAAAAAAGAGTTTTTCACACACATAGTAAAAAAAAAAACAGAGGATATAAATGGTAAGTTTTAAATTACCCCTTTTCTACCAATGAGATCTGAGACTTTCCCACTAAAGATGGCACCAAACATGGCTCCAAAAGTCATTAGTGACCCAAACATGGAGTACTGAAGTAGTTAAAAAAGAGAACAAATGTGAGTAAAACATGTAATTAGACTTTGAGTGAAACAAGAGTCATGAAAATGGTTTTTGGTTTTCTTACTTGTGCAACAGAGAGACCTAAGTCTGTTGTGATCCCTGTTTGAGAAACTGATGAATAACCTGCCTGTAAATATCATATAACTTAATAAAACATGAATCACACAGAACTTTTGAATACAAAGGAACCAGAGATTTTGACTAACCGCACAACCAAAGCAGAAAGAGCCACACACAGAAACAAAGGTGCTGAAGATCACAACCGCAGTGATACGACACTCGTTGATGTCGTTTCTGTTCTTGTTCAGTAACAACCCTGCTTCAAGGTTTCTTTGGTTCTCCGACATAGTCATCCTGAGTTTCTTGATCAGGATTCTAAAAAGGGCTTTCCGAATATTTGCCAAAATATGCTTTTTTGCTTAGCTTTGAAGTCTGAGTCGGAAAGAAAAGGTCATTTATTATATTCCTTAAGTAGTGGAGGAAGGAGAGCCATAGGTCAGCTTCCATCTTTTCTTTCGTGTCACGTTTCTTTTTTGGTTTTCATTATTTCTATTTTTGCTATTTTAAATGTTTAATAATTCTATTGGTTCTTTATTTGACTATTTTATTCCTTGAAGACTTTTGTTAGCTGTTGACGTATGGTTTTAAAAGTACGTGATTAATTATCTTTATCTATTTTCTTCAAAGAACTTGTTATCACCTCTGATAGTGGTCTCCACCAGAAATAAAAAGGTAATACTGTGAAATTTTGTGACGAATTATATATGTGATAATGTCTAGATAAACTTATGAATCGATATTGCATAAGTATAAGTAGCTACTATGTTATGGTTTTAGAAGTAATAATGGTGTATTAATTAACAAAAACTATCAATACATATATAATCTGTTTGGATGTGTAGAAATTATAATAATCTACATTGAAAGCCTTTTATACATAAAAAAAAGAATAATCTACACCGTGTACAGTTTCTTTGTTTCCA
Proteins encoded:
- the LOC106312126 gene encoding sugar transporter ERD6-like 3; this encodes MTMSENQRNLEAGLLLNKNRNDINECRITAVVIFSTFVSVCGSFCFGCAAGYSSVSQTGITTDLGLSVAQYSMFGSLMTFGAMFGAIFSGKVSDLIGRKGTMWFAQVFCIAGWLAIAFAPDTVWLDAGRFSTGFAVGLFSYVIPVYIAEITPKHVRGAFVFSNQLMQSCGLSLYYVIGNFVHWRNLALIGLIPCVLQVVTLFFIPESPRLLGKWGREKECKASLQLLRGDEADVSEEANAIKETMVLFDQGPKSKIMDLFQRRYAPSLVIGVGLMLLQQLSGSSGVMFYVGSVFNKGGFPSDIGSMILAAIMIPKALLGLILVEKMGRRPLLLASTSGMCLCSLLLAFSFSFRSYGMLDELTPIFTCIGVVGFISAFAVGMGGLPWIIMSEIFPMNVKVSAGTIVTLANWSFSWIIAFAFNFMIEWNASGTFLIFFSICAAGIVFIYAMLPETKGRTLEDIQASLTDFLQ